In the genome of Halalkalicoccus subterraneus, the window ACGATCGCGTCGTGAAGATCGGCGAGGGCTTGCCGCGCGATCTTCCCCTTGATCTCCGTCCGCGAGCCGTCGAACTCGTAGCGCGAAACGGTCGCGTACGAGTCGCCCGACCCCCAGGGGGCGGCGTAGGCGACGCCGATGAACACCGTGCCGACGGGGGCCTCCTCGCTTCCTCCCGCGGGTCCGGCGATTCCAGTCGTAGAAACGCCCCACGTGACGTCGGCGACGTCGCGTGCGCCGCGGGCCATCCCGCGGGCGACGGGGTCGCTGACCGCGCCGTGTTCGTCGAGCGCCTCCCGGGCGACGCCCACCATCTCCCGTTTGGCGTCGTAGGCGTAGGTGACGAATCCCCGGTCGAGGTAGTCGCTCGACCCCGGGACGTCGGTCAGCAGCGACCCGATCAGCCCGCCGGTACACGACTCGGCGGTCGCCACGGTCGCCCCGCGCTCGCGAAGCGCCTCGCCGACGCGCTCCTCTATCGGGTCGCTCATACCCGGCCGGTGTCCGTGTAGGTCCAGCGCTCCGTGATCAGTCCCTCGTCGTCGAACCGGTGGATGTCGGCGAAGCCGAATTCCACCTGCTGACCCTCCAGAACGCCCGAAAACCGACCCCGGACTGCGACCGTGTCGTCGTCAATCGTGAGGTCAGCAATGGAATGGGTGCCCTGCTCGATCGCACGCACCTCCCGGTAGAACTCCTCGAACTCCGCCATCCCGTCGATGGACTCCTGACCGGGGCGGTGGTAGACGACGTCAGCCGAAAAGAGGGCGAACAGGTCCTCGTAGGCCTCGCTATCGACGTGTTCGTAGTACTTCCGAATCGCCTCCTCGCTCGCGCTCATGGTCGCGCTTGGGGTTCGCCCGTCATATATGATCGGTTGCCGACCCCCGTGTGGGGCGGTCGGGCCGAGCCGGGAGGGATTTATCCCGTCGAGACCGCTAGACCGGTCATGGTGTCCCCGTTCGATGTCCTCTCGATCGATCCCGATGCGGACGACGCGGAGATCGATCGCGCCTATCGCCGGCGGGTGATGGAAACCCATCCCGACCACGGCGGGTCGGCTCGGGAGTTCCAGTCGGTCAGAGAGGCCTACGAACAACTCGTCTCGGGCGAGTACGACGGGCGCCCGGTCGTCGAGTCCGGTCCGAAGGCGGGCGCGGACAGTGACGGCGACGAGGACGACGGGGACGACGAGCAGTCCCGCGTCGAATACCTGAACTACGAGGTGCTCGACGATCACGGCTGGAGTCTCGACGACGAGGACCTCTTCGAGAAGGCCGCCGACGCGGGGCTCGACGCGACCGACTACGGCCGATTTCTCGTCCAGCCGAACGAGTCGCTTCTGGAGGCCGCAGAGAACCGCGGGTTCGCGTGGCCGTACGCCTGCCGGGGCGGGGCGTGTGCGAACTGCGCGGTCGCGGTCGTCGAGGGCGAACTGGAGATGCCGGTCAACCACATCCTCCCGCCCGAGATGCTCGACCGGGGAATTCGGCTGTCCTGTAACGGTACCCCAGGCACCGACGAGATGCAGGTCGTCTACAACATCAAGAACCTCCCGTATCTCGACGAACTTCGGCTCCCACCCCGACCGTTCGAGCAGGCGTACGTCGACGACTGAGCGGTCCGAACTCCGAAAGACGCAGGGCAATTCGAGGCGACGGGCCCGTATGGACTACGAGAAGCCGCTTTTCTTCCAGGTGATGCAGTACGCCGAGCGGGCCGAGCGAGACGTGATCGACATGGTCAGCGGCAACCCCGACTGGGAGCCACCGGAGGCGCTCCGGGAGGGACTGCGCGAGTACGCCGACCGCCCCGTCTCCGAGTACCAGTACCCCCCGAGCGACGGCCTACGCGAACTCCGCGAGGAGATCGCCGCCCGCCGGAACATACCAGTTGAGTCGGTGATCGTCACCAATGGCGGGGGCGAGGCGAACTACCTCGCGATGGCCGAGGCGCTGGACCGTGATGCCGGCGAGGAGGTGATCCTCACCGATCCCGTCTATCCGTACTACCCCGGCAAGACCCAGATGTTGGGTGGCGAGCCGGTGTACGTCCCCGTCGAGAAGGACGGCCGGCTCGATCCTGTCGCGGTTCGCGAGCACGCGAGAGCCGATACCGCCGCGATCGTCGTCAACTCGCCGAACAACCCGACGGGAGCCGTCTACGGTGAGGACACGATCGAGGAACTCGTCGCCATCGCGGAGGAGAACGACGCGATCCTCGTCAGCGACGAGGTCTACGACCACTTCGACCAGTCGGGGCGGTTTGCGAGCGCGCTGTCGGTCGACTCCGATCACCGCGCGATCACGGCCAGCTTCTCGAAGTCGATGGCGATCACCGGTTTCCGGGTGGGGTATACCGTGTTGCCGCCCGCGCTCGCCGAACCCGCCAGAACCCGTCACATGCTCGTCAACGTCGCCGGCTCCCGGCCCGCCCAGTACGCGGTCTTGAAGGCCCTTCGCGAGACGGAGCCCGACTACTACGAGGGCACTCGGGAGATGCTCGCCACGCGCATCGACGCCTTCACGGACGCGCTGGATGCGGCGGGCGCACAGTACACCCGGCCTGATGGCGCGTTTTACGTGCTGGCGCGCTTCGAGGGTTTTCCCGGAACGATGGCGAACGTCGAGCGCCTGATCGACGAGGCCGGCGTTGCCGGGATGCCCGGCGAAGCCTTCGGCGAGTCGCGCTCGGAGTGGCTTCGCTTCGCGCTCGTGACGCCGCGTGCGGAGGAGGCCGCCGACCGACTGGCCGAGTTTTTCGGCTGAGACCGACGGGTACACGGCGATCGGCGAAAATCGTGAAGTATGGCCGAACTTGACGTCGAACCCGTCGAGCGGATCGAGGACGTGGACGTCCCGGTTCCGTCGGGCGTCGACGCGCCCGAGTACGTCCTGTACGGGGGGAAAGGCGGGGTCGGGAAGACGACGATGGCCGCCGCGACCGCGCTCGCGAGCGCACGGGACGGCACCCGAACGCTCGTCGTTTCGACGGACCCCGCCCACTCGCTTTCCGATACGCTCGAAACCTCGATTCCGAGCGAACCGACGCGGATTCGAGACGACATCCCGCTTTTCGCCGCCGAGATCGACCCCGACGAGACGATTGACGAGGGGATGCTCGGCGGCGAGAACCCGTTGGGAGGGCTCGAAGGGATGTTCGGCGGTGCGGGTGGGGCGGATGGCTCGGGGGACGTGGACGACGGTGCGGGTGGACTGGGCGACCTGCTGTCGGGCGGGTCGATGCCCGGTGCGGACGAGGCCGCAGCGATGCGCCAACTGCTGCAGTACCTCGACGACGACCGGTTCGACCGAGTGGTGATCGATACCGCACCGACGGGCCACACCCTCCGGCTGCTCGAACTCCCCGAACTGATGGACTCGATGGTCGGGCGACTGATGCAGTTCCGCCAGCGGATACAGGGTATGGCAGAGGGGATGAAGGGGATGTTCGGTGGCGAGGACCCCGTCGAAGGGGGGACCGACCTCGACGAACTGCGCGAGCGGATCGAGCACCTGCGAGCGACGCTCCGCGACCCCACGAAGACCGATTTCCGGGTCGTGATGGTCCCCGAGGAGATGAGCGTCGTCGAGTCCAAACGGCTGCTCAGTCGGTTGGCGGAGTTCGAGATCCCCGTTTCCACCGTCGTGGTCAACCGCGTGATGGAGGATTTTGCAGACGTTGCCGGCGGCGACCCCGAGGACTTCGTCTCGCCCGACGTCGAGAACTGCGAGTTCTGTAAGCGCCGCTGGCAGGTCCAGCAGGGCGCGCTGACCCGCTCGCAGGAGGTCTTTCGCGGTCACGACGTCAAACGGGTGCCGCTCTTTGCCGACGAAGTCCGGGGCGAACGG includes:
- a CDS encoding CinA family protein produces the protein MSDPIEERVGEALRERGATVATAESCTGGLIGSLLTDVPGSSDYLDRGFVTYAYDAKREMVGVAREALDEHGAVSDPVARGMARGARDVADVTWGVSTTGIAGPAGGSEEAPVGTVFIGVAYAAPWGSGDSYATVSRYEFDGSRTEIKGKIARQALADLHDAIV
- a CDS encoding nuclear transport factor 2 family protein, encoding MSASEEAIRKYYEHVDSEAYEDLFALFSADVVYHRPGQESIDGMAEFEEFYREVRAIEQGTHSIADLTIDDDTVAVRGRFSGVLEGQQVEFGFADIHRFDDEGLITERWTYTDTGRV
- the fer gene encoding ferredoxin Fer, which gives rise to MVSPFDVLSIDPDADDAEIDRAYRRRVMETHPDHGGSAREFQSVREAYEQLVSGEYDGRPVVESGPKAGADSDGDEDDGDDEQSRVEYLNYEVLDDHGWSLDDEDLFEKAADAGLDATDYGRFLVQPNESLLEAAENRGFAWPYACRGGACANCAVAVVEGELEMPVNHILPPEMLDRGIRLSCNGTPGTDEMQVVYNIKNLPYLDELRLPPRPFEQAYVDD
- a CDS encoding pyridoxal phosphate-dependent aminotransferase, producing the protein MDYEKPLFFQVMQYAERAERDVIDMVSGNPDWEPPEALREGLREYADRPVSEYQYPPSDGLRELREEIAARRNIPVESVIVTNGGGEANYLAMAEALDRDAGEEVILTDPVYPYYPGKTQMLGGEPVYVPVEKDGRLDPVAVREHARADTAAIVVNSPNNPTGAVYGEDTIEELVAIAEENDAILVSDEVYDHFDQSGRFASALSVDSDHRAITASFSKSMAITGFRVGYTVLPPALAEPARTRHMLVNVAGSRPAQYAVLKALRETEPDYYEGTREMLATRIDAFTDALDAAGAQYTRPDGAFYVLARFEGFPGTMANVERLIDEAGVAGMPGEAFGESRSEWLRFALVTPRAEEAADRLAEFFG
- a CDS encoding ArsA family ATPase, yielding MAELDVEPVERIEDVDVPVPSGVDAPEYVLYGGKGGVGKTTMAAATALASARDGTRTLVVSTDPAHSLSDTLETSIPSEPTRIRDDIPLFAAEIDPDETIDEGMLGGENPLGGLEGMFGGAGGADGSGDVDDGAGGLGDLLSGGSMPGADEAAAMRQLLQYLDDDRFDRVVIDTAPTGHTLRLLELPELMDSMVGRLMQFRQRIQGMAEGMKGMFGGEDPVEGGTDLDELRERIEHLRATLRDPTKTDFRVVMVPEEMSVVESKRLLSRLAEFEIPVSTVVVNRVMEDFADVAGGDPEDFVSPDVENCEFCKRRWQVQQGALTRSQEVFRGHDVKRVPLFADEVRGERMLELVAACLD